A single genomic interval of Lathyrus oleraceus cultivar Zhongwan6 chromosome 7, CAAS_Psat_ZW6_1.0, whole genome shotgun sequence harbors:
- the LOC127104705 gene encoding uncharacterized protein LOC127104705 translates to MTKRGGKAKVLAPGKLQEERNRIINKKHIVRKPAQTTLSMQDASSAPTPAQAAPSVQVASSMPTSASKKSSVQAASSMPTPAQEASSVQVASSMPTSASKKSCVQAASLMPTPAQAASSVQAASSMPTPAQAASSVQAASSMPTPAPTVVPVHATTSEKFSFMPTPTLSHQTMAGPQSINLQTMASPSNLAEEEDVDADEDEAVGQETITPLVPTIDENGKVIIKPSGTGLVPAKEVAGAINFAAGGRNRGRVYGAADLAINLKRGSKSFTQQSQTPQHSMFGMSLEAERAARIRVEQIAEAATTQLQEANEAMRAATEAAKAATETAQRMEREMNAWKEFMMKKFDTSTFVSHSHHYDDDLDDQSLDED, encoded by the exons ATGACTAAAAGAGGTGGAAAAGCTAAGGTATTAGCACCAGGAAAACTTCAAGAAGAACGAAATCGCATAATTAACAAGAAGCATATCGTTAGGAAACCTGCTCAAACAACATTGTCTATGCAGGATGCATCATCGGCACCAACACCAGCTCAGGCAGCACCGTCCGTGCAGGTTGCATCGTCGATGCCGACATCAGCTTCGAAAAAATCATCTGTGCAGGCTGCATCGTCAATGCCAACACCAGCTCAGGAAGCATCGTCCGTGCAGGTTGCGTCATCAATGCCAACATCAGCTTCTAAAAAATCGTGTGTGCAGGCTGCATCGTTGATGCCAACACCAGCTCAGGCAGCATCGTCCGTGCAGGCTGCATCGTCGATGCCAACACCAGCTCAGGCAGCATCGTCTGTGCAGGCTGCATCGTCGATGCCAACACCAGCTCCAACTGTAGTACCTGTTCATGCCACTACCTCTGAGAAATTCAGTTTTATGCCTACTCCAACTTTAAGCCATCAAACAATGGCTGGCCCTCAAAGTATAAACCTTCAAACAATGGCTAGCCCTTCAAATTTGGCAGAGGAGGAAGATGTGGATGCTGATGAGGATGAGGCGGTGGGTCAAGAAACTATTACCCCTCTTGTGCCAACAATAGATGAGAATGGGAAAGTTATTATAAAACCATCTGGTACTGG GCTAGTTCCTGCCAAAGAAGTTGCTGGTGCCATTAATTTTGCTGCTGGGGGCCGTAACCGTGGTCGGGTTTATGGCGCTGCAGATTTAGCTATTAATCTAAAACGTGGATCAAAAAGTTTTACCCAACAATCTCAAACTCCTCAACACTCTATGTTTGGGATGTCATTAGAAGCTGAAAGAGCAGCTAGAATTAGAGTTGAACAAATTGCCGAGGCTGCAACGACCCAATTACAAGAGGCTAACGAAGCAATGCGAGCTGCTACCGAGGCTGCAAAAGCTGCTACCGAGACTGCACAAAGGATGGAGAGGGAGATGAATGCTTGGAAGGAATTTATGATGAAGAAATTTGACACTTCAACTTTTGTATCACATTCTCATCATTATGATGACGATTTGGATGATCAATCATTAGATGAAGATTGA